A region of the Muricauda sp. MAR_2010_75 genome:
TTTTCATTCTTAAGTCCAGGAATTCAACCATCAATGAAAAAGCAATGGCAAAATATAAGTAGCCTTTGGGTATGGAGCCTACTTCATTTCCGAACACGATTAAGTGCGATAAATGCGCTGCTTCTGCTATCAACATAAAGCCAATCAAAATAAGGAACGAAAGTCCCAATACCTGAATGGACGGATGCCTATTTACAAACTCGCCAACAGGATTGGCAAACAACATCATGATTACCACGGAAATAACTACTGCGGTCACCATTAGAACAAGAGCATCATTGGGGTTGGGGGAAATTCCATTTGTCATTCCAATGGCCGTTAAAATAGAATCAAACGAAAAAACAATATTAATTACCGTGATTTGAACGATGGCATTGGTCAAGGACGAGGAACGGGATTTTTTAACCTCTCGTTCATCGTGACCGCGATCTTCTACCTTTTCATGGATTTCCTTGGTACTTTTGTACAGCAAGAACAGTCCACCCAAGAACAAAATAACCGCCTGCCAGCTTATTCCACCGGTAACCCATGATTCATCCAAGACCCAAAACGGCTTTTTCATTTTGGTGAGCCAGGTAATTCCAAAAAGCAGAACAATCCGCATCACCATAGCAAGTACCAATCCAATATTGGTGGCCTTTCTACGGTTTTTCTTTTCCAGCTTTCCAGCAGCAATGGAAATAAAAATGATGTTATCAATCCCAAGAACAATTTCCAAAAAGGTAAGGGTAAGCAATGCCATCCAGGCATCGGGGCTGGTAAAGATTTCAAACATGATCAGTCTATTTTATAAGCGGTTCCTTTAAATTTTCGTTTATCGCCAATGGCGTTGTATTCAAAAGTATATGAAGAATCTGTTGTGGTCAATATTTTTATATGGATTGATTTCTCTTCAGACTTGTTTTTTGGGTTTTTGTTCTTCAGCACATATTCACAATCGTTGATCCACCGTACGGAAGATGTATCGCGATGCCCTTCAAAATAATCCACTTCGGTATCCAAGGTCCTCTGGAAAGTGGTTTTCTTTTCCTCGCCATCAACAATGGTAGTAAATGAAAATTCCCCAGTTTTAAAATCGGTGCAGTTACGTTGGGGAGGTTGTTTGCAAGATGCCAATAACGCTAATACGACTCCTAAAAGAAAATGTTTTGCCATACAGCAAAGTAACGGAAACTAGCCAAAAGGGTCAATCATTTTTTGACTTGAATGTGGTAAATGTTCCGTCAGCGTAAAAGAAGACTATTCTTTCAGGGGTATCCCCATCAATTGTCTTTATTGGTGGTGGATTTTTGGGCTGCTTGTCTTTTACTTCGGGTTTATGAGGGGTGTTCACAAAATCAAGAGTAGGGGAATCTTCTCTTAATGTAACTTGGGTTTCCCGGGGTTCTTTTGCAGGAAATTCTCCATTTCCTTGAAGCAACCAATACAAATCAACTTCTGGATAGGCCTCGACCAATTTTAAAACAAAATCCAAACTTGGCTTGTTTCTTCCATTGAGCAAATGGGAAATGCTGGATCGTTGTACGCCAATGGTATCAGCAAAAGCTGAAACACTAAGTCCGTAATGAGCAATAATGCTTTTGATGCGTGTTACAATTCCTTTATTCACAATTGTAAATTAGTTAGCACCAAAGTTAACCATTGAACAAGAAACAGGCAATAAATAAAGAATAATATAATTATCAATCTAAACTTTATATTGAAATAATACTATTCAAACCACTGTTTACGTGTTATTTACATAGATACCGTTGACTTTAAGTAACATTTGTCACAGGTATTGCAAAACACCATCATGTCCTTGTATACATTTGTATAGAATAGGTATTTGCACATTGATACAATTGTAATCAAATCAAAGTTTACATTTGTGGTCGAAAACAGAATCCGAATACATGATAGCGCATTCAT
Encoded here:
- a CDS encoding TerC family protein: MFEIFTSPDAWMALLTLTFLEIVLGIDNIIFISIAAGKLEKKNRRKATNIGLVLAMVMRIVLLFGITWLTKMKKPFWVLDESWVTGGISWQAVILFLGGLFLLYKSTKEIHEKVEDRGHDEREVKKSRSSSLTNAIVQITVINIVFSFDSILTAIGMTNGISPNPNDALVLMVTAVVISVVIMMLFANPVGEFVNRHPSIQVLGLSFLILIGFMLIAEAAHLSHLIVFGNEVGSIPKGYLYFAIAFSLMVEFLDLRMKKNQEMGQEEVVEEN
- a CDS encoding helix-turn-helix transcriptional regulator, which codes for MNKGIVTRIKSIIAHYGLSVSAFADTIGVQRSSISHLLNGRNKPSLDFVLKLVEAYPEVDLYWLLQGNGEFPAKEPRETQVTLREDSPTLDFVNTPHKPEVKDKQPKNPPPIKTIDGDTPERIVFFYADGTFTTFKSKND